In a single window of the Jaculus jaculus isolate mJacJac1 chromosome 9, mJacJac1.mat.Y.cur, whole genome shotgun sequence genome:
- the Srr gene encoding serine racemase isoform X2, which produces MCDQYCISFADVERAHVNIRDSIQLTPVLTSSILNQVSGRSLFFKCELFQKTGSFKIRGALNAVRRLIPDISEGKPKAVVTHSSGNHGQALTYAAKLEGIPAYIVVPRTAPNCKKLAIQAYGASIVYCEHSDESREKVTKRILEETEGIMVHPNQEPAVIAGQGTIALEVLNQVPFLDALVVPVGGGGMVAGIAITIKAMKPSVKVYAAEPRNADDCYQSKLKGQLTPNLHPPETIADGVRSSIGLNTWPIIRDLVDDVFTVTEDEIKRATQLVWERMKLLIEPTAGVGVAAVLSQNFQTVSPEVKNICVVLSGGNVDLTSLTWVKQAEKSISV; this is translated from the exons ATGTGTGATCAGTACTGCATCTCCTTTGCTGATGTTGAAAGAGCTCATGTCAACATTCGAGATTCTATCCAGCTCACACCAGTGCTAACAAGCTCCATTTTGAATCAAGTATCAGGGCGCAGTCTTTTCTTCAAATGTGAACTCTTCCAGAAAACAGGATCTTTTAAG ATTCGTGGTGCCCTGAATGCTGTGAGACGCTTAATTCCTGACATTTCAGAAGGGAAACCCAAAGCTGTTGTTACTCATAGCAGTGGCAACCATGGCCAAGCTCTCACCTATGCTGCCAAATTGGAAG GGATTCCTGCTTATATTGTGGTGCCCCGAACGGCTCCAAACTGTAAGAAACTGGCAATACAGGCCTACGGAGCTTCTATTGTCTACTGTGAACACAGTGATGAG TCTCGAGAAAAGGTTACAAAAAGAATTTTGGAAGAaacagaaggcatcatggtacatCCCAATCAGGAGCCTGCAGTGATCGCTGGACAAGGAACAATTGCTCTGGAAGTGCTGAACCAG GTTCCCTTCCTGGATGCATTGGTGGTACCAGTAGGGGGAGGAGGAATGGTTGCTGGAATAGCAATCACAATAAAG GCCATGAAACCCAGTGTGAAAGTATATGCTGCTGAACCCCGGAATGCAGATGATTGCTACCAATCCAAACTAAAAGGACAACTGACCCCTAATCTTCATCCTCCAGAAACCATTGCAGATGGTGTCAGATCCAGCATTGGCTTAAACACATGGCCTATTATAAGAGACCTTGTGGATGATGTCTTCACTGTCACAGAGGATGAGATTAAG CGTGCGACCCAGCTGGTGTGGGAGAGAATGAAACTACTCATTGAACCCACTGCTGGTGTTGGAGTGGCTGCTGTGCTGTCTCAGAATTTTCAAACTGTTTCTCCAGAAGTGAAAAACATCTGTGTTGTGCTCAGTGGTGGAAATGTAGACTTAACCTCCCTAACTTGGGTAAAGCAGGCTGAAAAGTCGATTTCTGTTTAA
- the Srr gene encoding serine racemase isoform X1 — protein sequence MEAIKCKTQELSAAMCPARWNQLVCSERSACQAQRTMCDQYCISFADVERAHVNIRDSIQLTPVLTSSILNQVSGRSLFFKCELFQKTGSFKIRGALNAVRRLIPDISEGKPKAVVTHSSGNHGQALTYAAKLEGIPAYIVVPRTAPNCKKLAIQAYGASIVYCEHSDESREKVTKRILEETEGIMVHPNQEPAVIAGQGTIALEVLNQVPFLDALVVPVGGGGMVAGIAITIKAMKPSVKVYAAEPRNADDCYQSKLKGQLTPNLHPPETIADGVRSSIGLNTWPIIRDLVDDVFTVTEDEIKRATQLVWERMKLLIEPTAGVGVAAVLSQNFQTVSPEVKNICVVLSGGNVDLTSLTWVKQAEKSISV from the exons ATGGAAGCCATAAAATGTAAAACACAGGAGCTGTCAGCAGCCATGTGTCCTGCACGATGGAACCAGCTGGTCTGCAGTGAAAGAAGCGCATGCCAAGCTCAGAG AACCATGTGTGATCAGTACTGCATCTCCTTTGCTGATGTTGAAAGAGCTCATGTCAACATTCGAGATTCTATCCAGCTCACACCAGTGCTAACAAGCTCCATTTTGAATCAAGTATCAGGGCGCAGTCTTTTCTTCAAATGTGAACTCTTCCAGAAAACAGGATCTTTTAAG ATTCGTGGTGCCCTGAATGCTGTGAGACGCTTAATTCCTGACATTTCAGAAGGGAAACCCAAAGCTGTTGTTACTCATAGCAGTGGCAACCATGGCCAAGCTCTCACCTATGCTGCCAAATTGGAAG GGATTCCTGCTTATATTGTGGTGCCCCGAACGGCTCCAAACTGTAAGAAACTGGCAATACAGGCCTACGGAGCTTCTATTGTCTACTGTGAACACAGTGATGAG TCTCGAGAAAAGGTTACAAAAAGAATTTTGGAAGAaacagaaggcatcatggtacatCCCAATCAGGAGCCTGCAGTGATCGCTGGACAAGGAACAATTGCTCTGGAAGTGCTGAACCAG GTTCCCTTCCTGGATGCATTGGTGGTACCAGTAGGGGGAGGAGGAATGGTTGCTGGAATAGCAATCACAATAAAG GCCATGAAACCCAGTGTGAAAGTATATGCTGCTGAACCCCGGAATGCAGATGATTGCTACCAATCCAAACTAAAAGGACAACTGACCCCTAATCTTCATCCTCCAGAAACCATTGCAGATGGTGTCAGATCCAGCATTGGCTTAAACACATGGCCTATTATAAGAGACCTTGTGGATGATGTCTTCACTGTCACAGAGGATGAGATTAAG CGTGCGACCCAGCTGGTGTGGGAGAGAATGAAACTACTCATTGAACCCACTGCTGGTGTTGGAGTGGCTGCTGTGCTGTCTCAGAATTTTCAAACTGTTTCTCCAGAAGTGAAAAACATCTGTGTTGTGCTCAGTGGTGGAAATGTAGACTTAACCTCCCTAACTTGGGTAAAGCAGGCTGAAAAGTCGATTTCTGTTTAA